The genomic segment ACTCAAGGGGAAAGTGGTGCTGATCGATCTCTGGGCGACCTGGTGTGGGCCCTGTGTCCGTGGCCTCCCCGAGACCCTGGCGCTCCAGAAGGCCTACGAGCGCAAAGGGGTGGTGGTGCTGGCAGTCAGCGACGAGGACAAGGCGACCGTGACAGGGTTTCTGAAGGCCAATAAGAAGCTGGCGGGCCTCAATGCCGTGCTCTCACCGGATGCGAGCAAGAGCTTTGGGGTGCGGGCGATTCCCACGGTGGTGGTGGTGGGCCGAGACAGCAAGATCGCGGCGGCGTTTGTCGGGCTCCAGTCGCCCCAGACCCTGCGGGCGGCGCTCGATAAGGCGCTTGCTGCCCGCTAGGCCGCGACCTGGTTCTTGCCGGAGCGCTTGGCCTGGTAGAGCCGCTGGTCGGCGCGGTCGAGGAGGTCCTCACTGTCGTTGTGGAGGAGGTCTACCACTCCAATGCTGGCCGTGAGGGCGAGTCCCGGAGCCAGGGTCTCCCAGGGATGCTCCGCGACCACGCGGCGCAGGCGCTCGGCGAGGGTCTGCGCATCGGGGAGTGTCGTCTCGGGGGCGATCAGGATAAACTCGTCCCCGGAAGGCCGCACCAGCACATCGCTCTGGCGGCTGGAGAGCCGCAGGAGCGTGGCGAAGGCGAGGAGTACCTGATCGCCAATCCGGTGGGAGTGCTGGTCGTTGACCTGCTTGAAGTTGTCGATATCGATGAGGATCACGCTCAGGGGAAGTGCGTTGCGGCGTGAGCGGGCGATCTCACGCTCGAGAAACTGATTCAAAAAGCGCCGGTTGTAGAGCTGGGTGAGGGGGTCTTCCAGGACCTGCTGGCGGAGCTGCTCGGTCTCTTGACGTGCACGCTCTGCCTCTTTGCGGGCGAGCTGGCTCTGCATCCGGTGCTGGGCCGACTCCTGGTGGAGCTGGGCGTAGAGGGCATGGAACTGCTGGTAGTGTGTCAGCGCAAGGGCGAGCTCTCCCTGCTGCTCGTAGGCGGCACTGAGGGCCTGGTGGACCTCGCTCTGGAGAAAGAGACGCTCGCTTGCCTCGGCTTGGACGAGTGCCTGCTGGAGCCAGGGAATGCCCAGGGCGGCCTTGTTCTGGGTGACATAAAACATCCCCAGAGCCTTGGTCGCGCTCAGGAGTGGCTCAGGGAGACCAAGCTTCTGGGCGAGTCGATGGGCGGCCTGGAGCGTTTTCTCCGCGTGGGCGGCATGGACAAGTGCCTCCCCTAGAGCCACCAAGGCGGCTGCCTCTAGCGCCTGGTTGTGCTGCTGGTAGGCAAGCTTGAGCGCATCCTCGGCCGCGCGCACCGCCCGCTCTTGCTGCCCTGCGGCGCGGAGTGCCTGGGAGTAGCTAATCAGCGTGTGGCAGTGGTAGCTGGCGTGCGGCGTGAGCGCATCGGTACTGACTGCTTCTTCAAAGTAGCGTAGCGCCTCGTCGAGCTGGCCGCTCTCAAAGTACACCATCGCGATATTGCCCAGCAGCTGCCCTTGTTCGTCGATAAAGGCCTCTTGGGTAAGCTCGCGTGCCTCGGTCAGGCAGTTGAGTGCCTCTCCGTAGTTGCTGAGGCTCCCGTGGCACGCGGCCAGAGAGATCAGGCTCAGGCGGAGCCCACGCTCGTTCCCAACCGAGCGCGCGAGCAAGATGGCCTCGTCCAGGGTGGTGATGGCGGTGGTGTAGGCACCTTGGTGCTTTAGGGCGACCGCTTTCCCATGGAGGCACTGGCTCACCAGTCTGGTATCGTCGGCGCGTCGTGCAAGCGCGAGAGCGGCCTCAAAATCATCGAGAGCGGCAGTGATGTTACCGGTGGAGCCCTGGGCCATGGCGCGGATACGCAGAGCTTGGGCCAAGGGACGAGGTTCGTCTTGGCGTCGTGCTTTCTTGACCGCGCTCTCGGCGAGGGTGAGGGCACCCGGTCCATCGTGGCGCATCAGCTCAAGCGTGCGTTCCACGAGAGAGGTGAGAGAGGGGAGTTCATCGGGGAAGGGCGATGGCATAGTGTCTTGTTCTAAAACATTGTCGGCAAGGCGACCGGGCTACAATACCACAACCCGGTTGCGCGGTACAATAGAGGCGCTATGCCAACCCCTGTCAATGCCCCTGAGTATCCCGAAGTTACCGAGACCGTTGCCCGCGAGATGGGCGTCAATGCCTCCGAGTACGCCCAGATTCAAGACGTCCTAGGTCGTGTCCCCACCTACACCGAGCTGGGAATGTACGCCGTGATGTGGAGCGAGCACTGCGGCTACAAGTACAGCCGACCCGTGCTGAAGCTCTTCTCGGAGTACAAAAAAGCCCAGGAGTCGGGTGCACTGGAGAACGCGGGGAGCGTCCCGCTAGGCGATACGGGCTGGGGCGTGGTCTTTAAGATGGAGTCCCACAACCACCCGAGCGCGGTCGAGCCGTTTCAAGGCGCGGCCACCGGAGTCGGTGGGATCCTGCGCGATATCTTCACTATGGGCGCACGGCCCGTGGCGAGCCTCAACTCCCTGCGCTTCGGCCCCATCGAGGGCGACGATCCCACGGCGATCCGCAACCGCTATCTGTTTGAGCACGTGGTTTCTGGCGTGGGAAGCTACGGCAACTGTGTCGGTGTCGCGACCGTGGGCGGCGAGATCTACTTCGATCCCTGCTATAACGGCAACCCGCTGGTCAATGCGATGAGTATCGGGATTGTCAAGCTCGATTCCATTGCATCGGCGAAGGCCAAGGGGATCGGCAACCAGGTGCTCTATGTCGGCTCCTCGACCGGGCGCGACGGCATCCACGGCGCGACCTTTGCGAGTGTCGAGCTGAGCGAGGAGTCCGAGGCCAAGCGTCCCAACGTGCAGTGCGGCGACCCGTTTATGGAGAAGCTCCTCATCGAGGCGACCCTGGAGGCACTGGCGACCGGCGGGATTGTTGGGATTCAGGACATGGGCGCGGCGGGGCTTACCTGTGGGACGAGCGAGATGAGCGCCAAGGGCTCGCTGGGGATGACCATCGATATCCAGAAAGTGCCACGCCGCGAGACCGGAATGAACGCCTACGAGGTGCTCCTCTCCGAGAGCCAGGAGCGCATGCTGGCCGTGGTGGAGAAGGGGCGCGAGGAAGAAGTGGCGGCGGTCTTTCATAAGTGGGGGCTCAACGCGGCCTATATCGGGGTGACCACGGAGACCGGCAACGTGCAGGTCTGGGACGGCGACCGACTCGAGGCCGATATCCCCGCCAAGTCACTGGCCGACGAGTGCCCGACCTACTACCTGGACGCCGCCGAGCCGGAGTATATCGCCCAGGTGCAGAGCGCGGATTTTTCGGCGCTGCCCGAGCCGGAGAGCTACGGCGACGTGCTCCTTAAGCTACTGGCGACCCCCAGTATCGCCAGCAAGCGCTGGGTCTGGGAGCAGTACGACACGATGGTGCAGACCCAGACCGAGATCCTTCCGGGGCGCGGCGATGCGGCAGTGCTGGGAATCCGCGAGGCCAACGGGCGCAAGATCGCGGCGACCACGGACTGCAACCCACGCTTCTGCTACCTCGATCCGTTTGTGGGGGCGCAGCTTGCCGTGGCCGAGGCGGCGCGCAATCTCAGCTGTGTCGGGGCCGTGCCCGCCGCCCTCACCGACTGTCTAAACTTTCCGTCGCCGGAGAAGCCTGCGGGGTTCTGGCAGTTTCGGCGCGCGGTTGAGGGAATGGCGCAGGCCGCGGACTTCTTCAAGACCCCCGTTGTCTCCGGCAATGTCAGCTTCTACAACGAGACTCCCGAGGGCGCGATCTACCCGACTCCCACGGTCGGAATGGTCGGCGTGATCCCGGAGGGAGTCGAGCCGATGGGGCTGGCGTTCCAAAACGACGGTGACCTGATCTACCTGCTCCGCCCGGTCGGCACCGAGGGCGCGACCGGAATCGCGGGGAGTGAGTACCTCTACCGCATCCACGGCCGCGCCGAGGGCAAGCCGGAGCTGGACTTAGTTGCCGAAGCGAGTGTGCAGAAAGTGGTCCGCGAGGCCGTGGCAGGTGCCCTGATCCAGAGCGCCCACGACTGCGCCGAGGGCGGCTTCATGACCGCGGTCGCCGAGAGCTGTCTGGCGGGCAACAAGGGCGCCGAGATCCGCTTCGCCATCACGGACTTTGTCGCCAACGACGGCAGCGATCTCCCGTGGAGCACCGTGATGTTTGGCGAGTCGCCCAGCCGCATCGTCGTGACCGTCAAAGAGGGCACCGCTGAGCAGAGCACGCTCCTTGATCTATGTGAGCAAAATAGTGTCGAGGCGGTCTTTATCGGGCAAGTGAAGAACAACAACAAGCTCGATGCCGCCGGCCTGCTGGAGCTTTCTCTGGACCAGCTACGCTCGGCCTTTGAGGGGGCCATTCCCAAGATCATGGGGAAATGAAGCGCGGAAAGCTCCCGGAATCGCAGGGTCAGCGGCGAAAGCAGCTGGCCCAACAGAATCAAGCTCGGGAGAAGGCTGCCAATTGGGTCGAAGAAAATCGGGAGCTGTTTGAGCAGTACTGGCGGGCATACAAGCACCGCTTGGAAAGCGACGAAGCGTACGACGAGTTCGAAGCGCTCCGCGCACGGGTTCATGCAGTCTCCCCCGCCCCCCCGATGAATGACGACCCTTACCACAGCTGGACAGAGCCGTTGGCATTCTCTGTTGCGCTTCAGAGGGCATCCGATTACCGAGTAACCGACTGGGATATTCTCATTGACTACTTGGAGCGCGATCCCTACACCCAGAGCTCAGGCTATACGAAGCAGAAGATTCTGCGGCGACTGAAGCGCGCCCCCTTGACCGAGAGCCAGCGGGAGCGTCTGCGGGAAATGCTCTTATTGCAGGTCACACGGTCACGGCGACGGGAGTGGCAGGAGTACTCTCGACTGGCGCTGGTGCTCGATACCCCGACCTTCCGGGAGCGGCTCCGGGAGCTTGTCGAACGTGAGGGGACATGGGCACAGGCGATGCTGGGGGCTCTCCAAACCGTCAATGGGAAGGAACTTTGCTAGACAGCCGGACGCTCTTGTGTTTATAATCCAAGCAGAGGTGATTTCAAGGTGAAAAATCCGGATGTCGTCGTGATCGGTGGAGGGCCAGCAGGCTCGACTGTCTCGACCCTGATCGCACAAAAAGGGTACAAGGTTCGGCTCTTTGAGCGTGAGCACTTCCCGCGCTTCCATATCGGCGAGTCGCTGATCCCGGAGACCTACTGGGTCTTGGAACGCCTGGGGATGCTGGAGAAGATGAAGAAGAGCCACTTTGTGCACAAGCACAGCGTGCAGTTTGTCAACTCCGCCGGCAAGACCAGTGCGCCGTTCTACTTCTGGGACAACAAGCCCCACGAGTGCTCGCAGACCTGGCAGGTGGTGCGCAGCGAGTTCGACCTGATGATGCTCAACAACGCCCGTGAGCACGGGGTCGATGCCCAGGAAGGCGTCCGTGTCCGCGAGGTCCTCTTCGACGGCGACAAGGCCTATGGGGTGAAGATCCAGCTCGAAGATGGAACCCTGGAGGAGGTGCACGCTCAGGTCGTGATCGATGCGAGTGGGCAGAGCAACCTGCTGGCCAACAAGCTCGGGCTGCGGACCTGGGACCCGGTGCTCAACAAGGGCGCGATCTGGACCTATTGGAAGGGGGCGTACCGCGACGAAGGCAAGAACGCGGGGGCGACCATGGTGCTCCAGACCGGCAACAAGAAGGGCTGGTTCTGGTACATCCCGCTCCACGACGACCGGATCAGTGTCGGGGTGGTGGGGCCGTTTGACTATCTCTTCAAGGGCCGCGAGAGCCATGAGCAGACCTACGAGGAAGAGGTCGAGGCCTGCCCTGGCGTGAAGGAGCGGCTTGCCAACGCGACCCGCGACACGGGCTACTTTGCCACCAAGGACTACTCCTACCGCTGCAAGCAAGCGGCGGGCAACGGCTGGGTGCTGGTGGGGGATGCCTTCGGCTTCCTCGACCCGCTGTACTCATCGGGGGTGCTCCTGGCGCTCAAGTCCGGTCAGCTCGCCGCGGATGCCGTGGTCGAGGGCCTCCAAAAAGGCGATGTCTCCGAGGCACAGCTAGGTAGCTGGGGCCCCGACTTCAACAAGGGCGTGGACCGCATGCGCCGCCTGGTCTGTGAGTACTACGAGGGTTTTAGCTTCGGCCAGTTCATCAAGACCTACCCGCACCTGCGCAACACCATGACCGACCTGCTGATCGGCGATCTCTTCACGGAGCGTGTCGATGAGGTCTGGGAGCCGATGGAGACACTCTACCCGGAGGGCAAGGTTCCGCCCGCGCCCTGGTTCAGTGTCAATCCTGAGCTCGACCCGGAGATGAAGGCCAACGAGCTGATGCTCCCTGCGGGATACAAGCCCTAGGATGCCCCTGGCCGATCCCCTGTCACAGGTACTCCTGGCGCTTGCCGCAGTGATTGTGACAGGGCTTCTCCTGGGGAGAGTCCTTCGGTTTTTCGGCCAGCCCCCCGTCATCGGGGAGATTGTCGCAGGGATTGTCTTGGGGCCGTCCCTGTTGGGCGCGCGCTTCTCCGGGATGCTCCTGCCCTCGTCGGTGGCCCCGCTTCTGGGGATTATCGCGCAGCTGGGCATCCTGCTCTACATGTTCACGGTCGGGCTGGAGCTCAGCGGCGAGGCGCTCCGAAAGCGCACCACTACCCTTATCACCACCTCGTTGGCGAGTCTTCTGGTGCCCTTTGTCCTGGGAGCTGGGCTGGGCGTGCTGCTCTACCCGCGCTACTCGGGGGGAGCAGGCGGCTCGCTAGGCTTTGTCCTCTTTGTCGGAATCTCTCTCTGCGTCACTGCCTTCCCCGTGCTGGCCCGTATCCTGAGCGAGCGTCAGCTCCTTAAGACCGAGCTCGGCTCCTTGGCCCTGACCAGCGCGGCGGTCGGGGATGGCGCGGCGTGGTGCCTGCTGGCGCTCGTTGTCGGGGTTGTCCAGGTAAAGGTGGGGGTGGGGCTTCGAGTGGGGCTGCTGGCGGCGGTCTACCTCGGTGTGATGCTCTTTGTGGTTCGGCCTCTGGTTCGCCGCTTGGTCGCCTCTTGGGAGCGCACGCCGCTCACTCCCACTCGGGGAGCGCTGGTGCTGGTGGGCGTGCTGCTCTCCGCCCTCACCACCGAGCAGATCGGGATTCATGCGATCTTTGGGGCATTTTTGTTTGGCGCGATCCTCCCAAGCGAGAGCAAGCTCGCCCACACGCTCACCCAGCAGCTCCAGCCGGTTGTCACCACCCTGCTCTTGCCGGCATTCTTTGCGCTCACGGGGATGAAGACGCGTATTGATCTGCTCTCGGGGGCAGGAACTTGGCTGGTCTGTGGTGGAATTATCCTGGTCGCGACCCTAGGGAAGGTCGGGGGGACTTTTTTTGCGGCACGGGGAACTGGAGTGGGGGCGCGCGACGCTCTAGTACTCGGGGCCTTGATGAATACGCGAGGGCTGATGGAGCTGATCGTCCTGAATATCGGGCTGGATCTGCATGTCCTCTCTCCGGTCCTCTTTGCGATGCTGGTGGTCATGGCGCTTACCACCACGATGATGACAGCACCGGCGCTAAACGGGCTCTTGCCCACAGGAAGAAAGACCTAACAATGGCAACTACCCGCTTGAAGCTGGAGATGATCGGGGAGCAGGAGACCAAGGCGGGCAACTACTTTGTCTCGAACTACCCGCCCTACTCGTTCTGGAAGCCCGACAATGTCGCCGAGGCGCTCGCTGTCCAGGAGCAGCCGCCCGCACCCGGCAACCCGCTGGGGCTCTACCTGCACATCCCGTTCTGCCGCAAGCGCTGCCACTTCTGCTACTTCCGGGTCTACACCGACAAGAACGCTGCGGAGATCCTGCGCTATATCGATGCCGCGATCGCGGAGCTCACCACCTACGCGAGCAAGCCGTTTATCGGGGGACGAAAGCCTAAGTTTGTCTACTTTGGCGGCGGGACACCGTCGTATCTCTCCACCAGCCAG from the Armatimonas rosea genome contains:
- the purL gene encoding phosphoribosylformylglycinamidine synthase subunit PurL, which translates into the protein MPTPVNAPEYPEVTETVAREMGVNASEYAQIQDVLGRVPTYTELGMYAVMWSEHCGYKYSRPVLKLFSEYKKAQESGALENAGSVPLGDTGWGVVFKMESHNHPSAVEPFQGAATGVGGILRDIFTMGARPVASLNSLRFGPIEGDDPTAIRNRYLFEHVVSGVGSYGNCVGVATVGGEIYFDPCYNGNPLVNAMSIGIVKLDSIASAKAKGIGNQVLYVGSSTGRDGIHGATFASVELSEESEAKRPNVQCGDPFMEKLLIEATLEALATGGIVGIQDMGAAGLTCGTSEMSAKGSLGMTIDIQKVPRRETGMNAYEVLLSESQERMLAVVEKGREEEVAAVFHKWGLNAAYIGVTTETGNVQVWDGDRLEADIPAKSLADECPTYYLDAAEPEYIAQVQSADFSALPEPESYGDVLLKLLATPSIASKRWVWEQYDTMVQTQTEILPGRGDAAVLGIREANGRKIAATTDCNPRFCYLDPFVGAQLAVAEAARNLSCVGAVPAALTDCLNFPSPEKPAGFWQFRRAVEGMAQAADFFKTPVVSGNVSFYNETPEGAIYPTPTVGMVGVIPEGVEPMGLAFQNDGDLIYLLRPVGTEGATGIAGSEYLYRIHGRAEGKPELDLVAEASVQKVVREAVAGALIQSAHDCAEGGFMTAVAESCLAGNKGAEIRFAITDFVANDGSDLPWSTVMFGESPSRIVVTVKEGTAEQSTLLDLCEQNSVEAVFIGQVKNNNKLDAAGLLELSLDQLRSAFEGAIPKIMGK
- a CDS encoding tryptophan 7-halogenase, which translates into the protein MKNPDVVVIGGGPAGSTVSTLIAQKGYKVRLFEREHFPRFHIGESLIPETYWVLERLGMLEKMKKSHFVHKHSVQFVNSAGKTSAPFYFWDNKPHECSQTWQVVRSEFDLMMLNNAREHGVDAQEGVRVREVLFDGDKAYGVKIQLEDGTLEEVHAQVVIDASGQSNLLANKLGLRTWDPVLNKGAIWTYWKGAYRDEGKNAGATMVLQTGNKKGWFWYIPLHDDRISVGVVGPFDYLFKGRESHEQTYEEEVEACPGVKERLANATRDTGYFATKDYSYRCKQAAGNGWVLVGDAFGFLDPLYSSGVLLALKSGQLAADAVVEGLQKGDVSEAQLGSWGPDFNKGVDRMRRLVCEYYEGFSFGQFIKTYPHLRNTMTDLLIGDLFTERVDEVWEPMETLYPEGKVPPAPWFSVNPELDPEMKANELMLPAGYKP
- a CDS encoding diguanylate cyclase; translation: MERTLELMRHDGPGALTLAESAVKKARRQDEPRPLAQALRIRAMAQGSTGNITAALDDFEAALALARRADDTRLVSQCLHGKAVALKHQGAYTTAITTLDEAILLARSVGNERGLRLSLISLAACHGSLSNYGEALNCLTEARELTQEAFIDEQGQLLGNIAMVYFESGQLDEALRYFEEAVSTDALTPHASYHCHTLISYSQALRAAGQQERAVRAAEDALKLAYQQHNQALEAAALVALGEALVHAAHAEKTLQAAHRLAQKLGLPEPLLSATKALGMFYVTQNKAALGIPWLQQALVQAEASERLFLQSEVHQALSAAYEQQGELALALTHYQQFHALYAQLHQESAQHRMQSQLARKEAERARQETEQLRQQVLEDPLTQLYNRRFLNQFLEREIARSRRNALPLSVILIDIDNFKQVNDQHSHRIGDQVLLAFATLLRLSSRQSDVLVRPSGDEFILIAPETTLPDAQTLAERLRRVVAEHPWETLAPGLALTASIGVVDLLHNDSEDLLDRADQRLYQAKRSGKNQVAA
- a CDS encoding cation:proton antiporter → MPLADPLSQVLLALAAVIVTGLLLGRVLRFFGQPPVIGEIVAGIVLGPSLLGARFSGMLLPSSVAPLLGIIAQLGILLYMFTVGLELSGEALRKRTTTLITTSLASLLVPFVLGAGLGVLLYPRYSGGAGGSLGFVLFVGISLCVTAFPVLARILSERQLLKTELGSLALTSAAVGDGAAWCLLALVVGVVQVKVGVGLRVGLLAAVYLGVMLFVVRPLVRRLVASWERTPLTPTRGALVLVGVLLSALTTEQIGIHAIFGAFLFGAILPSESKLAHTLTQQLQPVVTTLLLPAFFALTGMKTRIDLLSGAGTWLVCGGIILVATLGKVGGTFFAARGTGVGARDALVLGALMNTRGLMELIVLNIGLDLHVLSPVLFAMLVVMALTTTMMTAPALNGLLPTGRKT